A stretch of Caldanaerobius polysaccharolyticus DSM 13641 DNA encodes these proteins:
- the rpoC gene encoding DNA-directed RNA polymerase subunit beta': protein MDILQNFDAIRIGLASPEKIREWSRGEVKKPETINYRTLKPEKDGLFCERIFGPTKDWECHCGKYKRIRYKGVVCDRCGVEVTRSKVRRERMGHIELAAPVSHIWYFKGIPSRMGLILDMSPRALEKVLYFAAYVVIDPGDTPLMKKQVLTEKEYRENLDKYGHRFRAGMGAEAIKELLQEIDLDALSKELRNELKNSTGQKRIRILRRLEVVEAFRKSGNRPEWMILDVIPVIPPDLRPMVQLDGGRFATSDLNDLYRRVINRNNRLKRLLDLGAPEIIVRNEKRMLQEAVDALIDNGRRGRPVTGPGNRPLKSLSDMLKGKQGRFRQNLLGKRVDYSGRSVIVVGPELKLYQCGLPKEMALELFKPFVMKKIVDKGLAHNIKSAKRMVEKVRPEVWDILEEVIKDHPVLLNRAPTLHRLGIQAFQPVLVEGRAIKLHPLVCTAYNADFDGDQMAVHVPLSVEAQAESRFLMLAATNILKPQDGKPVMVPTQDMVLGCYYLTGDRDGEKGEGKVFSSVDEVLMAYQLGEIGIHAKIKVRVKKEIDGQIRYGIIDATPGKLIFNEAIPQDLGFVDRSKPGNEFKLEIDFLVDKKMLGVILDRCYRKYGPTKTAEVLDKIKALGYKYSTKGAITVSVSDIEIPEEKPKILEQAEKEIERIEKLFRRGLISDEERYERVIDTWNRATEEVTEALMNHLDRFNPIFMMAHSGARGSKNQIRQLAGMRGLMGNPSGRIIELPIRSNFREGLTSLEFFISTHGARKGLADTALRTADSGYLTRRLVDVSQDVIVREEDCGTDEGIYVSAFKDGNEVIEKLEDRIIGRTAAEDVVHPATGEIIVAKNQEIKEDAAKKIIDAGIQRVKIRSVLTCKSRLGICAKCYGRDLATGNPVNIGEAVGIIAAQAIGEPGTQLTMRTFHTGGVAGADITQGLPRVEELFEARKPKGLAIISEIPGVVKVNETKKKREVVVTNNEIPDSRTYLIPYGAKLKVTDGQIVEAGDELTEGSVNPHDILRIKGVEAVQTYLLQEVQRVYRLQGVEINDKHIEIIIRQMLKKVKIEDEGDTDFLPGSLVDINEFNDENKRVEEKGGRKAVAKPTILGITKAALATDSFLSSASFQETTRVLTDAAIKAKLDPLIGLKENVIIGKLIPAGTGLSRYRNINIKTNNDVDM, encoded by the coding sequence ATGGATATTTTACAAAATTTTGATGCAATAAGGATAGGGCTTGCTTCACCTGAAAAGATAAGGGAATGGTCAAGAGGTGAAGTCAAAAAGCCTGAGACCATAAATTACAGGACGCTAAAGCCCGAAAAAGACGGATTGTTTTGCGAGAGAATATTTGGGCCCACCAAGGACTGGGAATGCCATTGTGGCAAGTATAAGAGAATAAGGTACAAGGGAGTAGTATGCGATCGGTGTGGAGTAGAAGTTACCAGGTCCAAGGTGCGAAGAGAGCGCATGGGGCACATTGAACTGGCTGCCCCTGTGTCGCACATCTGGTATTTTAAAGGAATACCCAGTAGAATGGGACTGATACTGGATATGTCGCCTAGGGCTCTGGAAAAAGTACTGTATTTTGCGGCATACGTAGTAATCGACCCAGGAGATACTCCTCTTATGAAGAAACAGGTTCTCACCGAAAAAGAGTACAGGGAGAACCTGGATAAATACGGTCATAGGTTTAGAGCGGGTATGGGCGCTGAAGCTATAAAAGAACTGCTTCAGGAGATAGACCTTGACGCCCTTTCAAAGGAGCTGAGAAATGAGCTTAAAAACAGCACAGGGCAAAAGCGCATAAGGATTTTGCGCAGGTTGGAGGTCGTAGAGGCTTTTAGAAAGTCAGGCAACAGACCTGAATGGATGATACTGGACGTAATCCCTGTTATACCGCCGGATTTAAGGCCTATGGTTCAATTGGACGGCGGCCGATTTGCCACGTCGGATTTAAACGACCTGTACCGCAGGGTGATAAACAGAAACAACAGGTTAAAGAGGCTTTTGGACCTGGGTGCACCTGAGATCATCGTGAGAAATGAGAAGCGGATGCTGCAGGAGGCCGTGGACGCCCTTATAGATAATGGAAGACGGGGCAGGCCAGTAACAGGGCCTGGAAACAGGCCGTTAAAGTCCCTATCAGATATGCTCAAGGGTAAACAGGGACGGTTCAGGCAGAATCTGTTGGGCAAACGCGTGGATTATTCAGGGCGTTCGGTTATTGTGGTAGGGCCTGAGCTTAAGCTGTATCAGTGTGGATTGCCTAAAGAGATGGCTTTGGAGCTCTTTAAGCCCTTTGTGATGAAGAAAATAGTGGATAAAGGCCTTGCCCACAATATAAAAAGCGCCAAGAGGATGGTTGAGAAAGTAAGGCCAGAGGTGTGGGATATACTGGAGGAGGTCATAAAGGATCACCCTGTCTTGCTCAACAGAGCTCCTACCCTTCACAGATTGGGAATACAGGCATTTCAGCCAGTCCTGGTAGAAGGAAGGGCTATAAAGCTACATCCTTTGGTTTGTACTGCTTATAACGCTGACTTTGACGGAGACCAGATGGCAGTACACGTGCCCCTTTCAGTAGAAGCCCAGGCTGAGTCCAGATTTTTGATGCTGGCAGCAACCAATATACTCAAGCCTCAAGACGGCAAGCCCGTGATGGTTCCTACCCAGGATATGGTGTTAGGGTGTTATTACCTCACAGGAGATAGGGACGGCGAAAAAGGCGAAGGAAAGGTGTTCTCATCGGTTGATGAGGTTTTAATGGCGTATCAGTTGGGCGAAATAGGTATACATGCTAAGATCAAAGTAAGAGTAAAAAAAGAGATAGATGGCCAGATCAGGTACGGTATAATCGATGCAACGCCGGGAAAGCTGATTTTTAACGAAGCCATCCCCCAGGACTTAGGGTTTGTGGATAGGAGCAAACCTGGAAACGAGTTTAAGCTTGAGATAGACTTTTTGGTAGATAAGAAAATGCTGGGGGTTATCCTTGATCGGTGCTATAGAAAATATGGTCCTACCAAGACCGCTGAAGTACTTGACAAGATAAAGGCATTGGGTTATAAATACTCTACAAAAGGGGCGATAACCGTCAGCGTTTCAGATATAGAGATACCTGAGGAAAAACCCAAGATTTTGGAACAAGCGGAAAAGGAGATAGAGAGGATAGAAAAGCTCTTCAGGAGAGGTTTGATATCTGATGAAGAGCGATACGAAAGGGTCATCGATACGTGGAATAGAGCGACAGAAGAGGTAACGGAAGCGCTGATGAACCACCTGGATAGGTTTAATCCTATATTTATGATGGCTCATTCAGGTGCGAGAGGAAGCAAGAACCAGATAAGGCAGTTAGCTGGCATGAGGGGCCTCATGGGTAATCCCTCGGGTAGGATTATAGAGTTGCCCATCAGGTCTAATTTCAGAGAAGGGCTTACATCACTGGAGTTCTTTATCTCAACCCATGGAGCTAGAAAAGGATTAGCGGATACGGCGTTGAGAACAGCTGACTCCGGTTACCTCACCAGGAGGTTGGTAGATGTAAGCCAGGATGTGATAGTGAGGGAAGAGGACTGCGGTACCGATGAAGGCATTTACGTTTCAGCGTTTAAAGACGGCAACGAGGTAATTGAGAAGCTCGAGGATAGAATAATAGGAAGAACGGCAGCAGAAGATGTAGTACATCCTGCTACAGGCGAGATCATCGTGGCTAAAAACCAGGAGATAAAGGAAGATGCGGCAAAGAAGATAATCGATGCTGGCATCCAACGGGTGAAGATAAGATCGGTTCTCACATGCAAATCCCGATTAGGAATATGCGCTAAATGCTATGGAAGGGATCTGGCTACAGGCAATCCCGTCAACATAGGGGAAGCTGTAGGCATAATAGCAGCCCAGGCTATAGGAGAGCCTGGTACACAGCTCACCATGAGGACGTTCCATACAGGTGGCGTTGCCGGTGCCGATATCACCCAGGGTCTTCCCAGGGTTGAAGAGCTTTTTGAAGCCCGAAAGCCAAAGGGATTGGCGATTATATCTGAGATCCCTGGAGTAGTGAAGGTCAATGAGACCAAGAAAAAGCGGGAAGTAGTGGTAACCAACAATGAGATACCTGATTCCAGAACCTATTTGATCCCCTATGGAGCTAAGCTGAAGGTGACCGATGGACAGATAGTAGAAGCCGGTGACGAATTAACCGAGGGTTCTGTAAATCCCCACGACATCCTGCGCATAAAAGGAGTAGAAGCGGTTCAAACCTATTTGCTGCAAGAAGTTCAGAGGGTTTACAGGTTACAGGGCGTGGAGATAAACGATAAGCACATAGAGATAATAATAAGGCAGATGCTCAAAAAGGTAAAAATAGAAGATGAAGGCGACACAGATTTCCTGCCTGGCAGCCTTGTGGACATAAACGAGTTTAATGACGAAAACAAGAGAGTTGAGGAAAAAGGCGGTCGAAAGGCAGTGGCAAAGCCTACAATACTGGGTATCACTAAAGCGGCGTTGGCTACAGATTCTTTCCTGTCGTCTGCTTCGTTCCAGGAGACGACCAGGGTGCTCACCGATGCGGCTATAAAGGCTAAATTAGATCCTCTCATCGGTCTTAAAGAAAATGTGATTATAGGAAAGCTGATACCGGCAGGTACCGGCTTATCCAGGTACAGAAACATCAATATCAAGACCAACAATGATGTTGACATGTGA
- the rpoB gene encoding DNA-directed RNA polymerase subunit beta, giving the protein MVKVHPVKMGSKERMSFSKIDEVIDMPNLIEVQKNSYKWFLEEGLREVLRDISPIESFSGNLILEFVDYSLDETPKYTVEEAKERDTTYSTAMRVKVRLTNKETGEINEQEIFMGDFPLMTENGTFIINGAERVIVTQLVRSPGAYYDVTIDKTGKKLYSATLIPNRGAWLEYETDSNDVISVRIDRTRKMPITVLIRALGFGTDQQILDLFGEDERLKSTMDKDGTKNQEEALLEIYKRLRPGEPPTVDSARSLLNSLYFDPRRYDLAKVGRYKFNKKLSLASRIAGYRSARKIVDPLDGQVIVDENEVISREKANFIQDIGINEVEIKVEDKVVKVIGNNTVDINTYRIPIDKSKLNLKERVYLPVLLDILATNDTEEEIIAEINNRISELIPKYITVDDIIASISYHLGLFEGIGNVDDIDHLGNRRLRAVGELLQNQFRIGMARMERVIRERMTIQDMDVVTPSTLINTRPVVAAIKEFFGSSQLSQFMDQTNPLSELTHKRRLSALGPGGLSRDRAGFEVRDVHHSHYSRMCPIETPEGPNIGLIGALATYARINEYGFIEAPYRKVDKEKGIVTNEIVYMTADVEDECIIAQANEPLDEEGHFINERVTARSKEDVIVVPSSKVDYMDVSPKQIVSVATAMIPFLENDDANRALMGANMQRQAVPLLVTEAPIVGTGMEYKAAVDSGAVVIAKNSGVVTRVTADEIVIKRDDGGTDRYKLQKFKRSNQGTCINQRPIVRKHQRVVKGDVIADGPSTDHGEISLGRNILVGFMPWEGYNYEDAILISEKLVKEDILTSIHIEEYEIEARDTKLGPEEITRDIPNVSEDALKNLDERGIVRIGAEVNAGDILVGKVTPKGETELTAEERLLRAIFGEKAREVRDNSLHVPHGESGIVVDVKIFTRANNDELPPGVNELVRVYVAQKRKISVGDKMAGRHGNKGVISRILPEEDMPFLPDGTPLEIVLNPLGVPSRMNIGQVLEVHLGLAAKAKGWYVATPVFDGASEEEIQELLSETGYTPDGKIQLRDGRTGEYFDNKVTVGYMYMLKLHHLVDDKMHARSTGPYSLVTQQPLGGKAQFGGQRFGEMEVWALEAYGAAHTLQEILTVKSDDTIGRVKTYEAIVKGENIPEPGIPESFKVLIKEFQSLALDVKVLTENNQEISLKEFEEDDEDVEDININIEELGDMSKQEYEEGGEEEEESESSEGDDFDFDAMDIDELEIPDGDLGDSYLDDDFHGTI; this is encoded by the coding sequence ATGGTAAAGGTGCATCCTGTAAAGATGGGCAGCAAGGAGCGTATGAGTTTTTCAAAAATCGACGAAGTTATAGACATGCCTAACCTCATCGAAGTGCAGAAAAATTCTTATAAGTGGTTTTTAGAAGAGGGGCTTAGAGAGGTTTTAAGGGATATATCCCCTATTGAGAGCTTTTCGGGCAATCTGATTTTGGAATTTGTCGATTATTCTCTTGACGAAACCCCTAAGTACACGGTGGAAGAGGCAAAGGAAAGGGATACTACTTATTCCACGGCCATGAGGGTGAAAGTGCGCCTTACTAACAAGGAGACAGGTGAAATAAATGAACAGGAGATTTTCATGGGCGATTTTCCTCTCATGACCGAAAACGGTACATTCATTATAAACGGCGCAGAAAGGGTTATAGTGACGCAGCTGGTGAGATCCCCTGGAGCGTACTACGATGTGACCATTGATAAGACAGGGAAAAAATTGTATTCTGCTACATTGATTCCTAATAGAGGCGCATGGCTGGAGTATGAGACAGACTCTAACGACGTGATTTCTGTCAGGATAGATAGGACGAGAAAAATGCCCATTACTGTGTTAATAAGGGCTTTAGGCTTTGGGACAGACCAGCAGATACTGGATTTGTTTGGCGAAGACGAGAGATTAAAGTCTACCATGGACAAGGATGGCACAAAGAATCAGGAAGAAGCGCTTTTGGAGATATACAAGAGGCTGAGACCTGGAGAGCCGCCCACGGTAGACAGTGCCAGGTCCCTTTTAAACTCCCTTTATTTTGACCCTAGAAGATATGATCTGGCCAAAGTGGGAAGGTATAAGTTTAATAAAAAACTATCCCTGGCGAGCCGCATTGCAGGTTATAGGTCAGCGAGGAAAATCGTTGATCCTCTAGACGGACAGGTAATTGTGGACGAAAATGAGGTCATTTCTAGAGAGAAAGCTAACTTTATCCAGGACATAGGCATTAACGAAGTGGAGATAAAGGTAGAAGATAAGGTAGTTAAGGTTATAGGCAACAACACCGTGGACATCAACACGTACAGGATACCTATAGACAAGAGCAAATTGAATTTAAAGGAAAGGGTATATCTGCCTGTGCTGCTGGATATCCTGGCGACTAACGACACTGAGGAAGAGATTATAGCCGAGATAAACAACAGGATATCAGAGCTTATACCCAAGTATATAACCGTTGATGATATAATCGCGTCCATAAGCTACCACTTGGGGCTGTTTGAGGGCATAGGCAATGTGGACGATATCGACCATTTAGGCAATAGAAGGCTTAGGGCTGTAGGTGAGTTGTTGCAAAACCAATTCAGGATAGGTATGGCCAGGATGGAAAGGGTTATAAGGGAGAGGATGACCATACAGGATATGGATGTGGTCACACCCAGTACCCTGATCAACACAAGGCCGGTAGTGGCTGCCATAAAAGAATTCTTTGGAAGCAGCCAGCTTTCACAGTTTATGGATCAGACCAACCCCCTTTCAGAGTTGACTCATAAGAGGAGGTTGAGCGCTTTAGGGCCTGGCGGGTTGAGCCGCGATAGAGCTGGCTTTGAAGTAAGAGATGTTCATCATTCCCACTACAGCAGGATGTGCCCTATAGAGACGCCCGAAGGACCTAACATAGGATTAATCGGCGCATTGGCTACATACGCCAGAATAAATGAGTACGGTTTCATAGAGGCTCCTTATAGGAAGGTGGACAAGGAAAAAGGCATTGTCACCAACGAAATAGTGTATATGACAGCGGATGTGGAGGATGAGTGTATAATAGCGCAGGCCAATGAGCCCCTGGACGAAGAAGGGCATTTTATCAACGAGAGGGTAACGGCGAGGTCCAAAGAGGACGTTATAGTTGTGCCCAGCTCTAAAGTAGACTACATGGACGTATCTCCTAAACAAATCGTGTCTGTAGCTACTGCTATGATTCCATTTTTGGAAAACGACGATGCTAACAGGGCTCTGATGGGAGCAAATATGCAGAGGCAGGCCGTACCTCTGTTGGTGACGGAAGCACCTATAGTGGGAACAGGCATGGAGTATAAGGCTGCAGTGGACTCAGGCGCTGTGGTTATCGCTAAAAACAGCGGTGTTGTAACTAGGGTTACTGCTGATGAGATAGTTATTAAGCGCGATGACGGTGGTACAGATAGGTATAAGCTGCAAAAGTTTAAACGGTCTAATCAGGGCACGTGCATAAATCAGAGGCCGATAGTGAGAAAACATCAAAGAGTGGTAAAGGGCGACGTTATAGCCGATGGTCCCTCTACCGATCACGGCGAGATATCCCTGGGCAGAAATATACTGGTGGGATTTATGCCGTGGGAAGGCTATAATTACGAGGACGCCATACTGATAAGCGAGAAGTTGGTAAAAGAGGACATACTTACTTCCATCCATATAGAGGAATACGAGATTGAGGCAAGGGACACCAAGTTAGGCCCTGAAGAGATCACCAGAGATATACCTAATGTGAGTGAGGATGCACTGAAAAACCTCGACGAAAGGGGCATTGTGAGGATAGGAGCTGAGGTTAACGCCGGCGATATATTAGTAGGCAAGGTTACGCCCAAAGGGGAGACGGAGCTCACAGCGGAAGAAAGGCTTTTGAGGGCGATTTTTGGCGAGAAGGCCAGAGAGGTTAGGGACAATTCCCTGCACGTACCCCACGGTGAATCAGGTATAGTGGTTGACGTTAAGATATTCACCCGTGCTAACAACGATGAGTTACCACCTGGTGTAAACGAGCTGGTAAGGGTGTACGTAGCTCAGAAGAGGAAGATATCCGTAGGAGATAAGATGGCCGGTAGGCATGGTAATAAAGGTGTTATATCCAGGATATTGCCTGAAGAAGACATGCCCTTTTTGCCCGATGGTACGCCTCTTGAGATCGTCTTGAATCCTCTGGGAGTACCTTCCCGTATGAATATCGGTCAGGTGCTGGAAGTGCATCTGGGCCTCGCAGCAAAGGCCAAGGGCTGGTATGTGGCGACACCTGTTTTTGACGGTGCTTCAGAGGAAGAGATACAGGAGCTGTTGAGCGAGACGGGATATACCCCTGACGGCAAGATACAGCTGCGCGATGGCAGAACCGGAGAGTACTTTGACAACAAAGTGACTGTGGGCTATATGTACATGTTAAAATTGCATCATCTCGTCGACGATAAAATGCACGCAAGGTCTACAGGTCCTTATTCCCTGGTCACTCAACAGCCGTTGGGAGGTAAGGCTCAGTTTGGAGGGCAGCGGTTTGGCGAGATGGAGGTATGGGCTCTGGAGGCCTATGGCGCTGCTCATACGCTGCAGGAGATTTTAACGGTAAAGTCGGATGACACCATAGGTAGGGTAAAAACCTATGAGGCCATTGTAAAAGGCGAGAATATACCAGAACCTGGCATACCGGAATCTTTCAAGGTGCTGATAAAAGAGTTCCAGAGCCTGGCTTTGGATGTGAAGGTGTTAACAGAGAACAACCAGGAGATATCCCTTAAAGAGTTTGAAGAGGATGATGAAGACGTCGAGGATATCAACATCAATATAGAAGAGCTAGGCGATATGTCCAAGCAGGAATACGAAGAAGGCGGGGAGGAAGAGGAAGAAAGCGAAAGCAGCGAAGGTGATGATTTTGACTTTGACGCCATGGATATCGACGAATTGGAAATCCCCGATGGCGACCTGGGCGATAGCTATTTAGACGACGATTTTCATGGAACTATTTAG